In the Haemorhous mexicanus isolate bHaeMex1 chromosome 16, bHaeMex1.pri, whole genome shotgun sequence genome, ggcagacacgcggcagctgcagctcctgcacttctgcctcttgctgggcatctccctggctgccctcctgggcaacggcctcatcatcagcgccgtagcctgcggccaccacctgcacacgcccatgttcttcttcctgctcaacctggccctcactgacctgggctccatctgcaccactgtccccaaagccatgcacaattccctctgggacaccaggaccatctcctacaaaggatgtgctgctcagctctttttctttatgttcttcatctcagcagagttttccctcctgaccatcatgtgctacgaccgctacgtgtccatctgcaaacccctgcaccacgggaccctcctgggcagcagagcttgtgcccacatggcagcagctgcctgggccagtgcctttctctattcactgctgcacacagccaacacattttccctgcccctgtgccatggcaatgccctgggccagttcttctgtgaagtGCCTGCaatcctcaagctctcctgctcccaatCCAGCCTCAGGGAACTTGGGCTCATTGCAGTCAGTGCCTGTTTAGGACTTGGCTGTTTTGcgttcattgttttctcctatgtgcagatcttcagggctgtgctgaggatcccctctgagcagggacggcacaaagccttttccacctgcc is a window encoding:
- the LOC132334760 gene encoding olfactory receptor 14A16-like; amino-acid sequence: MSNSSSISHFLLLALADTRQLQLLHFCLLLGISLAALLGNGLIISAVACGHHLHTPMFFFLLNLALTDLGSICTTVPKAMHNSLWDTRTISYKGCAAQLFFFMFFISAEFSLLTIMCYDRYVSICKPLHHGTLLGSRACAHMAAAAWASAFLYSLLHTANTFSLPLCHGNALGQFFCEVPAILKLSCSQSSLRELGLIAVSACLGLGCFAFIVFSYVQIFRAVLRIPSEQGRHKAFSTCLPHLAVVSLFLSTGTFTYLKPSSMSSPSLDLALSVLYSVVPPALKPLMYSLRNQELKASLWKMMTGWFQKH